A window from Symbiopectobacterium purcellii encodes these proteins:
- a CDS encoding portal protein — protein sequence MIYDIPQSLQGEDVQFTFESPLQAALGQEKQGQSQAVAQILLGAAQIEQAPGAVNVDINSMIRDTISGSGAPAKWLRSEDEVAQIMQQQQAAQQQAAEVQQLQQGAQTVNDMANAAQSVQSLARSA from the coding sequence TTGATCTACGATATCCCGCAGTCGCTTCAGGGTGAAGATGTACAGTTCACCTTTGAGAGCCCTCTACAGGCTGCTTTGGGGCAAGAGAAGCAAGGACAGTCTCAAGCAGTGGCGCAGATTCTATTGGGTGCTGCTCAGATTGAACAAGCACCTGGCGCTGTCAATGTGGATATCAACAGCATGATCCGCGACACAATCAGTGGCTCTGGTGCACCGGCCAAATGGCTGCGTAGTGAAGATGAAGTGGCTCAAATCATGCAGCAACAACAGGCGGCACAACAGCAGGCGGCAGAGGTTCAGCAACTACAGCAGGGTGCTCAGACGGTCAATGACATGGCCAACGCTGCTCAGTCTGTTCAATCACTCGCGAGGTCAGCATGA
- a CDS encoding portal protein — translation MRDDVRNMIHQAFYLNSLTLPNTSGMTAYEVSQRVQEYIRQATPLFAPMEPEYNGDLCDMTFSKLMRAGPLA, via the coding sequence ATGCGTGATGATGTGCGCAACATGATCCACCAGGCGTTCTATCTCAATAGCCTGACGTTACCCAATACCAGCGGCATGACGGCGTATGAGGTCAGCCAGCGCGTGCAAGAGTACATCCGGCAAGCAACCCCGCTATTCGCCCCAATGGAGCCGGAATATAACGGTGACCTTTGTGACATGACGTTTAGTAAGTTGATGCGTGCGGGGCCTTTGGCTTGA